TCACCTGGATATTTTTCACAATACCTCGCACCGGTGAACGAACCACCAAACGTGTAACGGAGTCCGTTCGCCCTCTAATCACTTCCGAGAGCATATTCACCTCCGCATTGGCTTTGGCCAGCTCCTCGCGCGCCTGGACATAATATTGTGAACGCAGATCGGTCAGTTTCAGATCAAGCTCCGCTTTCTGGCGCCGCAGACGCAAAACCTCCACATGGCTCGCCGCCCCGGTTTTCACTAACCGTTCGGTTATCGTCAGTTCGCTCTCAACCAGTTCCAGCGCTTTTTTTATCTGTGATTCGGCGTCCTCAAACTGTGCGCGGCGACTTTTATAGAGCCGGGTCTCCGCCGCGATCAGTTCCGGCCAGTTGCTTAACGTGTCCGGGAATGTTATCGGTTCGTTGTTAACCTCCGCGTTCAGGCGGTTGCCGGCGGCAAGCGCGGCCCGATAGCGGGCGGCGCTCTCACCCACGTTGGACTCCTGGCGGGTCGGGTCCAATCGCGCTACCACCGTTCCGGCCTCCACCAGATCCCCCTCGCGGACTTTCAGTTCCGCCAGAATCCCGCCATCCAGCGACTGTAAAGTCTGTTCGCGCATACTGGGGACCACTTTCCCGCTGCCGGTGGAAACTTCGTCCAGCGTGCCAAACCATGCCCAAATCCCCGTCGCCAGCAGCAACAGCGCGGTGATCACAATGATCCGCACCGCACCTGTGTACCGGTTTTCACGGTCATATTCGTTTTCCAGGTCATCAATTATGTA
This is a stretch of genomic DNA from Brenneria rubrifaciens. It encodes these proteins:
- a CDS encoding HlyD family type I secretion periplasmic adaptor subunit; this encodes MKEYIIDDLENEYDRENRYTGAVRIIVITALLLLATGIWAWFGTLDEVSTGSGKVVPSMREQTLQSLDGGILAELKVREGDLVEAGTVVARLDPTRQESNVGESAARYRAALAAGNRLNAEVNNEPITFPDTLSNWPELIAAETRLYKSRRAQFEDAESQIKKALELVESELTITERLVKTGAASHVEVLRLRRQKAELDLKLTDLRSQYYVQAREELAKANAEVNMLSEVIRGRTDSVTRLVVRSPVRGIVKNIQVTTIGGVIAPNGHLMEIVPVDDRLLVEARLSPRDIAFIHPDQKALVKITAYDYAIYGGLSGVVKTISPDTIQDEVKPEIFYYRVFILTDQDYLQNKAGRRFSIVPGMIATVDIKTGEKTVMDYLIKPFNRTKEALRER